From Anopheles arabiensis isolate DONGOLA chromosome 3, AaraD3, whole genome shotgun sequence, a single genomic window includes:
- the LOC120902414 gene encoding odorant receptor Or2 has translation MLIEECPIIGVNVRVWLFWSYLRRPRLSRFLVGCIPVAVLNVFQFLKLYSSWGDMSELIINGYFTVLYFNLILRTSFLVINRRKFETFFEGVAAEYALLEKNDDIRPVLERYTRRGRMLSISNLWLGAFISACFVTYPLFVPGRGLPYGVTIPGVDVLATPTYQVVFVLQVYLTFPACCMYIPFTSFYATCTLFALVQIAALKQRLGRLGRHSGTMATTGHSAGTLFAELKECLKYHKQIIQYVHDLNSLVTHLCLLEFLSFGMMLCALLFLLSISNQLAQMIMIGSYIFMILSQMFAFYWHANEVLEQSLGIGDAIYNGAWPDFEEPIRKRLILIIARAQRPMVIKVGNVYPMTLEMFQKLLNVSYSYFTLLRRVYN, from the exons ATGCTGATCGAAGAGTGTCCGATAATTGGTGTCAATGTGCGAGTGTGGCTGTTCTGGTCGTATCTGCGGCGACCGCGGTTGTCCCGCTTTCTGGTCGGCTGCATCCCGGTCGCCGTGCTGAACGTGTTCCAGTTCCTGAAGCTGTACTCGTCCTGGGGCGACATGAGCGAGCTCATCATCAACGGATACTTTACCGTGCTGTACTTTAACCTCATC CTCCGTACCTCCTTTCTCGTGATCAATCGACGGAAATTTGAGACATTTTTTGAAGGCGTTGCCGCCGAGTACGCTCTCCTCGAG aAAAATGACGACATCCGACCCGTGCTGGAGCGGTACACACGGCGCGGACGCATGCTATCGATATCGAACCTGTGGCTCGGCGCCTTCATTAGTGCCTGCTTTGTGACCTATCCTCTGTTTGTGCCCGGGCGCGGCTTACCGTACGGCGTCACGATACCGGGCGTGGACGTGCTGGCCACCCCGACCTACCAGGTCGTGTTTGTGCTGCAGGTTTACCTAACCTTCCCCGCCTGCTGCATGTACATCCCGTTCACCAGCTTCTACGCAACCTGCACGCTGTTTGCGCTCGTCCAGATAGCGGCCCTAAAGCAACGGCTCGGACGCTTGGGACGCCACAGCGGCACGATGGCTACGACCGGACACAGCGCCGGCACACTGTTCGCCGAGCTGAAGGAGTGTCTAAAGTATcacaaacaaatcatcca ATACGTTCATGATCTCAACTCACTCGTCACCCATCTGTGTCTGCTGGAGTTCCTGTCGTTCGGGATGATGCTGTGCGCACTGCTGTTTCTGCTAAGCATT AGCAATCAGCTGGCACAGATGATAATGATTGGATCGTACATCTTCATGATACTCTCGCAGATGTTTGCCTTCTATTGGCATGCGAACGAGGTACTGGAGCAG AGCCTAGGCATTGGGGATGCCATTTACAATGGAGCGTGGCCAGACTTTGAGGAGCCGATAAGGAAACGGTTGATTCTAATTATTGCACGTGCTCAGCGACCGATGGTG ATCAAAGTCGGCAACGTGTACCCGATGACGTtggaaatgtttcaaaaattgcTCAACGTGTCCTACTCCTACTTTACGCTGCTGCGCCGAGTGTACAACTAA